In a genomic window of Mucilaginibacter sp. KACC 22063:
- a CDS encoding TonB-dependent receptor encodes MKKTYNYLIAALFILLHINALYAQTTGKISGKIADKKTGESLIGATVLIQGTTKGAATDVNGNYILSGVTSGTYTLLVRYVGYDTKSISDVEVKANEITHLNVVLDASQGKSLNEVVVKGTYRRESVAALYAQQKTSVQISDGISADIIRRSPDRNTGEVLKRVSGTSIQDGKFVVVRGLSDRYNSNMLNNAVLPSTEPDKKAFSFDIIPSSFVDNIIVYKTATPDLPGDFAGGLVKTISKDLPDAKFFDATVGLGYNSKTTFKSNFVSPEPHASLDFLGFDDGSRKLPSAYSNVKNNYTSGLSNAQKIAVAQKFPNTFGYETGNFNLPNLGLQLLLGNTKTTKNNNRIGYLFGFNYRTARQVTEGNRIEYNPSNTGGSNDLINYQFDRDNFTSSRTLGAILNMAYIYGKSKIAWRNLYNNDFSVNFEQTTNARSYEVSTTDPLRYEGYSNQTTQNGLYSSVLEGTHTLGAKSNFIVNWNASYGLSYRNQPDQRIVTIYTPLNQPKYISLSSENSPKPNDLGRIYSNLHENIYGGAANLTYKFNWLGKGQQLKGGGLFNYRDRSFAIDALGYVDQIGFGNKAIPFTNGVDITNVFSASSLQNNGIALARLDLSSTDYDGKAALGAGYLMLENNFTDQLHLTWGARVEHYDQSLKAAGKAKQDYVNTDVLPSANLTYNVSEKTNLRLSYYGSVNRPEFRELADYQYYDYQNNFNIRGNPNLQRSTINNADLRFEYYPSGGEILSVSAFYKHFNNPIEQVNLGNDNLSFANANSSRDFGIEMEIRKKLNFINDQNFLKNLTFYVNASYINASVSLQNRNVSTPLQGQSPYIINSGLFYVTNKGDLSFNVLYNRIGQRLAFRGQGDAIDIYERPRDVIDFQIGKALWNKRAEIKLTVSDLLHQATSLYYNYGSLDKTAYKAGEDKIIQSRLAGFGTAISFKYNFGSVR; translated from the coding sequence GTGAAAAAAACTTACAATTATCTAATTGCCGCTCTATTTATCCTGCTCCATATCAATGCTCTTTACGCACAAACAACAGGAAAGATATCAGGAAAAATTGCGGACAAAAAAACCGGTGAAAGTCTGATCGGTGCCACCGTACTGATACAAGGTACAACCAAAGGTGCTGCTACAGATGTAAACGGTAACTACATATTATCGGGCGTTACAAGCGGCACCTATACCCTGCTGGTTCGTTACGTTGGGTATGATACCAAATCTATCAGCGATGTTGAGGTGAAGGCAAACGAAATTACCCACCTTAATGTTGTGCTTGATGCCAGCCAGGGGAAATCACTAAACGAGGTTGTGGTTAAAGGAACTTACCGCCGCGAGTCGGTAGCTGCCCTTTACGCCCAGCAGAAAACAAGCGTACAGATCAGTGATGGTATATCTGCTGATATCATTCGCCGCTCGCCCGACCGTAATACCGGCGAAGTACTTAAACGTGTAAGCGGTACCAGTATACAGGACGGCAAGTTTGTGGTGGTCCGTGGTTTGTCTGACAGGTATAACAGTAACATGCTTAACAATGCCGTGCTGCCAAGCACCGAGCCTGATAAAAAAGCTTTTTCATTTGATATTATCCCTTCAAGCTTTGTTGATAATATCATAGTTTACAAAACAGCAACTCCAGACCTGCCAGGCGATTTTGCTGGTGGCTTAGTTAAAACCATTTCGAAGGACTTACCCGATGCTAAATTTTTTGATGCTACGGTAGGCTTAGGTTATAACTCAAAAACTACTTTCAAAAGCAACTTCGTAAGCCCTGAGCCACACGCCAGCCTCGACTTTTTAGGCTTTGATGATGGCTCACGTAAATTACCCTCTGCCTATAGCAATGTAAAAAACAACTATACCTCGGGTTTAAGCAATGCACAAAAAATTGCTGTTGCGCAAAAATTCCCAAATACATTCGGTTACGAAACCGGGAACTTTAATCTGCCGAATCTTGGTCTGCAGTTATTATTAGGCAATACAAAAACCACTAAGAACAATAACCGCATAGGCTACCTTTTTGGCTTTAACTACCGCACAGCACGCCAAGTAACTGAAGGTAACCGGATAGAATATAATCCATCGAACACCGGTGGCTCTAACGATCTGATCAACTATCAGTTTGACCGTGATAACTTTACCTCTTCCAGAACATTAGGCGCCATATTAAACATGGCCTACATCTATGGTAAAAGTAAAATTGCCTGGAGAAACTTATATAACAATGATTTCTCGGTAAACTTTGAGCAAACTACCAATGCACGCAGTTACGAGGTAAGCACTACTGATCCGCTGCGTTACGAAGGCTATTCAAACCAGACCACACAGAATGGCTTGTATTCATCCGTTTTAGAAGGTACGCATACTTTAGGCGCCAAAAGCAACTTCATCGTTAACTGGAATGCTTCGTATGGCTTATCATACCGTAACCAACCCGATCAGCGCATTGTTACCATATACACTCCGCTTAATCAGCCTAAATATATTTCGCTGTCAAGCGAAAACAGCCCTAAACCAAATGACCTGGGCCGTATCTACTCCAACCTGCACGAAAACATTTATGGCGGTGCAGCCAACCTTACCTATAAATTCAATTGGTTAGGAAAAGGCCAGCAGTTAAAAGGTGGTGGTTTATTCAATTACCGCGACCGTTCATTTGCTATTGATGCATTAGGTTACGTTGATCAGATTGGTTTTGGCAATAAAGCTATTCCGTTTACTAACGGTGTTGATATTACTAATGTGTTCAGCGCGTCAAGTTTGCAGAATAATGGTATTGCTTTAGCACGCCTTGACCTTAGCTCGACGGACTATGATGGTAAAGCGGCTTTAGGAGCCGGTTATTTAATGCTTGAAAATAACTTTACCGATCAGCTGCACCTTACCTGGGGAGCGCGTGTAGAACATTATGATCAATCGCTTAAAGCGGCAGGTAAAGCAAAACAAGATTATGTAAATACCGACGTTTTGCCATCAGCTAACCTTACCTATAACGTAAGCGAAAAAACAAACCTGCGTTTATCATACTATGGCTCGGTTAACCGCCCAGAGTTCCGCGAGCTGGCCGACTACCAGTACTATGATTACCAGAACAACTTTAATATCCGCGGTAACCCTAACCTGCAGCGCAGTACCATCAACAATGCCGACTTGCGTTTTGAATATTATCCGTCAGGTGGCGAGATCCTATCTGTATCAGCGTTCTACAAACACTTTAATAACCCGATAGAGCAGGTTAACTTAGGTAATGATAACCTTTCTTTTGCTAACGCCAACAGTTCGCGCGATTTTGGTATAGAAATGGAGATCCGCAAAAAGCTGAACTTTATAAACGACCAGAACTTTTTAAAGAACCTTACCTTTTACGTCAATGCCTCTTACATTAACGCTTCTGTAAGCCTGCAAAACCGTAATGTATCTACACCGCTTCAGGGACAGTCGCCTTATATCATTAACTCGGGTTTATTTTACGTAACCAACAAAGGCGACCTTTCATTCAACGTTTTATATAACCGTATCGGCCAGCGCCTGGCTTTCCGTGGTCAGGGTGATGCTATTGATATTTATGAACGCCCTCGCGATGTGATCGACTTCCAGATCGGTAAAGCCCTGTGGAATAAGCGCGCCGAAATTAAGTTGACGGTATCAGACTTGCTGCACCAGGCCACATCATTGTATTACAACTATGGGTCATTAGATAAAACAGCTTACAAAGCCGGTGAGGACAAAATTATCCAGAGCCGCTTAGCCGGTTTTGGTACAGCTATATCATTCAAGTACAATTTTGGTTCAGTGAGATAA